The DNA window ACCGTCGCCCAGGACCCGGCCAAGATCGGCGCCACCAGCCTCGAGCTGCTGGTTGAAGCCGTCAAGGCCGGCAAGCTGACCGCTGTCGGCGCCGAGCCCAAGCAGATCGCGGTGGATTCGGTCCTCGTCACCAAGTGATGGCTTAGCTGAGGTGAGGCAGCCGTTGCGCATGCGGCCGCCTCCCTTCTCCTCCGTCCGGCGTGTCACTCCCCCGGCGCGCCGGACGATTTCTTGAGCAAGAGCCGATCAATCTGAAACGGGCTTTTGCTTCATCCCCTGCTTTCACGCACCCGTCTGATTCCGAAAAGCTTGCAAGCGTTCGGGCGGATGCTCTGGACAGCCAACCGATCGGACGACCTAAGCGAGATCGACATGTCAAACCTGGCTCCGAACACCGCCGGTTCAGCCGGCACCGAAGCGGCCGCCCCGATCGTCCGCATGGTCGGCATCGAAAAGCACTTCAACAACGTCGCTGTCCTCAAGGGCGTCAACCTCGACATCCACGCCGGCGAAGTCCATGTCCTGCTTGGCGAGAATGGCGCCGGCAAATCGACGCTGATGAAAATCCTGACCGGCATCCACGAACCGACCGGCGGAGAGATCGCGATTGACGGCGTGTCGCATTCGCTGGTGACGCCGCGCCAAGCGAGCGATGCCGGCATTTCGATCATCTATCAGGAACTCTCCGTCATCAACGAGCTGTCGGCGCTCGAGAATCTGTTCGTCGGCCGCCTGCCGGTGAAGCGTCGCCTCGGCGTGCCGATCGTCGACTGGAAGCTGATGGAAGCGGAAGCAAGGTCGATCATCGGACGGCTCGGCCTTGGCGGCTTGGATCTTCACAAGCCGGTCGGCGAAATGCCGATCGCCCACCGTCAGATCATCGAGATCGCCAAGTCGCTGATGAAGAACGTCCGTGTGCTCGTCATGGACGAGCCGACGTCTTCGCTGACTTCGGTGGAAACCGAGCGGCTGTTCGCCCTCGTCCGCCAGCTCAAGGCCGAGGGCACGGCCATCCTGTTCATTTCCCACAAGCTCGATGAAGTGCGTGAAATCGGCGACACCTTCTCGGTGCTGAAGGACGGTGTCTCCACCGGCCACGGCCGCATCGCCGACTTCACCAACGATGACCTCGTGAGGATGATGGTCGGGCGCGTGGTCAAGCAGCGTTTCCTGGCGGAGGGGACGATCGACCGCACGTCGATGCCGGTGCTGAAGGTCGAGAACGTGACCAGTGCCGACCGCAAGCGCGTTCGCGACGTCAGCTTTGAAGTGCACCATGGCGAAGTGTTGGGCTTTGCTGGCCTCGTCGGCTCCGGCCGGACCGACCTGATGAACTGCCTGTTCGGCGCCGAACCGCGCGCTGCCGGCAAGATCATCCTCAACGGTGCCGACATCACGCCGAAAAGCCCCGTCGAGGCGGTGAAGTCTGGCATGGCCTATCTCACCGAGAACCGCCGCCAGACCGGTTTCACACCCAATTTCACCATCGAAGGCAACATCGCCGTCACCAAGTCGGTGAAGGACGCACCGCTGCGTGGCATCTGGGGGCTCGTCGACCGTAAGGCCGAGCGCACCGTCGCCGAAGAGCAGCGACGCCAGCTTTCCATCCGCTGCGCCGGCATCGACCAGAGCATTCTCGAACTCTCTGGGGGCAATCAGCAGAAGGTGCTGGTCGGCAAGTGGATGTCGATCACTCCCTCGGTCATCATCTTCGACGAACCGACGCGTGGCATCGATGTCGGCGCCAAGTCGCAGATCCACGAAATCATCCGGACGCTCGCCAACGCCGGCAAGGCTGTGATCATGGTGTCGTCCGAACTCCCCGAAATCCTGGCCGTCTGCGACCGCGTCGCCGTGTTCCGCAACGGCCGCATCATGGACGTCCTCGACGGTGCCACGGCAACCGAGGAGTCCATTCTGAGCGTCGCAATGAGGGACGGCAAATGAGCCAGCGCGTGAAACTTGGCAAACTCTGGGACATCTACGGGACGCTCTGCATCCTGCTCGTGATCGTGGTGCTGTTCAGCGCCCTGTCGCCTACCTATTTCACCCGTCCCGAGAACATCGTGCAGATCTTCCTGCAGAGTTCGATCACCATCCTGATCGCGCTCGGCGAGTTCTTCCCGATTTTGATTGCCGGCATCGACCTGTCGGTCGGCGCCGTGCTGGCGCTCACCGGCATGATCACCGCCCAGTTGATGGTGGCCGGCTTCGATCCGACGCTCGCCGTGCTGCTCGGTGGCGTGGGCGGCGGCCTGGTGCTCGGCGCGATCAACGGTCTGCTGGTCAACTTTACTGGCCTGCACCCCTTCATCATCACGCTCGGCACCAATGCCATCTTCCGCGGCGTCACGATGATCATATCGGGGGCGAGCCCGGTGTTCGGCTTCTCCTACGACTTCGTCAACACGGTGACCGGTTTTGTCGGCTTCGTGCCGGTGCCGGTGATCTTCGCGCTGTCGTTCGCCGTCGTGCTCTGGTTCTTCACCGCCAAGACGCGCCTCGGCCGCAACATCTATGCCGTCGGCGGCAACAAGGAGTCGGCCTTCTATTCGGGCATCGACGTCAAGCTGCACACGCTGATCGTCTTCATGATCTCCGGCCTCTGCGCGGGCCTTGCCGGCGTGCTCTCCATCGCCCGTCTCGGCGCCGCCGAGCCGGCGGCCGGTACCGGCTTCGAGACCTATGCCATCGCGGCGGTGATCATCGGCGGCACCAGCTTCTTCGGCGGCAAGGGACGCATCCCCTCGGTGGTGATCGGCGGGCTGATCATCGGCACCATCAACAACGGCCTCAACATCCTGCGCGTTCCCACCTTCTACCAGCTCGTGGTAATGGGCGGACTGATCATCTCGGCCGTGGCGCTCGATCGCCTGATCGGCCGCATGCGCTGACGCAGCGCTTGATGGATAACATATGAAGAGCCCCGTCCCGCCGCCCTCCCCGGCGGGGCGGCCCACCCCCGCCGCTCCTCCCACGGTGGGGGGCTTGCCGGACCGCACCGGCCCAGACCAGGACGACCCGATGAAGATCAAGATCTCCCCCTCCCTGATGTGCATGGACCTCCTGCGCTTCAAGGAGCAGCTCACCTTCCTCGACAGCCATGCCGACTTCCTGCACATCGACATCATGGACGGCCACTACGTGCCGAACCTCACGCTGTCACCCTTCTTCATGGAGAACGTCGCCAAGGTCTCCAAGCTGCCGATGGATTGCCACCTGATGACCACGGATCCGTGGATGTGGGTGCCGATCATGGCCAAGGCGGGCGCCGGCTACATCTCGCCACAGGCCGAGACCATCAATGCCATCGCTTTCCGCATCATCGCCAAGATTCGTGAACTCGGCTGCAAGCCCGGCATCGTGCTCAACCCGTCGACCCCGCTCGATACCCTGCGCCACTACATTCACCTGATCGACAAGATCACCATCATGACGGTCGATCCCGGCTATGCCGGCCAGCCGTTCATCGAGGAAATGTTGGACAAGATCGCCGAAGCCAAGCGTCTGCGCGACGAGCGCGGCCTCAACTTCCTGATCGAGATCGATGGCTCGTGCAACAAGCGCACCTATGCACGCCTTGCCGCCGCCGGCGCCGACGTGTTCATCGTCGGCACCTCGGGCCTCTTCCATAACCACGAAGACATCGCCGAGGCCTGGAAGATCATGACAGCCGATATCGAGGCGGCACTCGGAGCGGCGGCATGAGCGTGTTTGCCGGCATTGACCTCGGCGGCACGCATACCCGTTTCGCCGTGATGGCGGACGGTGCGTTCGTGCTGTCGGAGAAATATGTGACCGCCGACCTGATGGCAGCCGGGCCAAAGCTTGCCGGTGTCATTCCGCGCTATCAAGAGGTCGTCAGTCGTGCCGGCCTCAAGCCGCAGGCGTTGGGTATCGGTTTGCCGGCAACGCTGGACGCCGACCGCCGTGTCGTCCTGTCGGCCCCCAACGTCGATGGTCTCGACGGCCTCGACGTGGTGTCGCTTCTGGAAGGTGCCTTTGGGGTGCCGGTGACGGCCGAGCGGGACGTCAATTTCCAGTTTTTCCACGACATGAAGGCCAGCGGGCGGACACCCAAAGTCGCCCTCGGCGTCTACATCGGCACCGGCGTCGGCAATGCGGTGTGGATCAACGGCTTCTATACCGGCGCCCACGGCTCGGCGGCTGAACTCGGCCATATCCCGGTGCCCGGTGCGACCGGCATTTGTGGCTGTGGCAAGGTCGGTTGCCTTGAAACGGTGTGCTGCGGCCGCTGGCTGAAGGGCTGGCAGGAGCGGAACGCGCCGGATACGCCAATTGCCCAGATCTTCGCCTGCCATGGCGATCATCCGGATATCCGCAGCTTTGTCGAGACGGCGGCGATGAGCGTCGCCACCGCCGTCAACATCATCGATCCCGAGCTGGTCTTCCTGGGCGGCGGCGTGCTGGAAATGCCCGGTTTTCCCTTCGATACCCTGAAAACGCGGCTTCTCGCCCATACCCGCGCGCCCTTCCCGCGCGATGTGCTCGAGGTGCGGCTTGCCTCCAATCTTGGCGATAGCGGCGCGCGCGGCGCCTGCCTTTATGTCGCCGGCAAATTCGGAACCGTCCAATGACCGGTAAACTCAAGATCGTCATCTCGTCCGACCATGTCGGCATCGATCTGCGCAAAACCGTGGCCGCCCATCTCGCGGCGCAAGGCCACAGCGTGGAAGACGTTGGTCCTGTTACGGCCGAGCGGACCGACTACCCCAAGTGGGGCGAGAAGGCTGCCCGCATCGTTCAAGCCGGCGATGCCGATTTCGGCGTCGTCATCTGCGGTACCGGCTTTGGTATCTCGCTCGCCGCCAATAAGCTCAAGGGCATCCGCTGCGTCGTCTGCTCGGAGCCCTACACGGCCCGCCTGTCACGCCAGCACAACAATGCCAACATGCTGGCCTTCGGCGCCCGGGTGGTTGGACAGGATCTGGCGCTGATGATCGTCGATGAGTTTTTCACCGCCGAATTCGAGGGCGGCCGTCATGCGCGTCGTGTCGAGATGATCGGCGAAATCGAAACGCGCGAAGGCGCCGACTGATAGCAATCCCATTTGATTGTCCGCAGCAAGCCAAGCCGTGCGCCCATCAGGACGCACGGCTTTTTCTATGGCAAATCCAGCAATAGTGAATTGCGGTTTGCGCTCGTAACTGTGTCTCGGCAAGGAACTGGATCGATTGCCATGAAGGTGCTGCCATCGAAACGCTCTGGAAAAGCGTCTGACTTCTTGAGCTTTCGGCCGGCATCGTTGTATCGCTAGGGTTCCATCCGGAAAGCGGTGTTTCGAACCGGTGGAAAGCGAGGACCGAGGACAAGGCGATGGTGGGAAATCCCAGGCCGATGACGACGCGCCTTCGGAGAACACCGTCGTCCCCCAAGGACGGTCCGGGCATCAACCACGGCGACATTGCAGATCACAACTCCCGCATTGTGCTGGAGCTTCTGCGTGTGTTCGGAGCTCTCACGCGGCGCGACTTGTCGCAACGGCTCGGACTCACCGAGCCGGCGATCACCGGCATCCTCAGGCGCCTTGAGGGACGTGGCCTCGTCACCTCGCGGAGGCAAGCCGGTGCAAGCCGCTATCCGGTTACCGAGTTCATGATCAGGCCACAGGGGGGCATGGCGCTCGGCCTGAGGCTAGCGCGTCGGGCGGCGGCGGCCGTGCTGATCGATGTGGCCGGAAATGTGATTGCCGAGCGGCGGGACGTGCTTCCGGATGAATTGATCGCTGTCGGCAAGGCACTGCTCGACCTGAAGCCTACCGAAGCGGAAGTTTTGGGCGTCGGCGTCGCCCTGTCACCCGATGACGGGGTCAGCGTCGAGGCGGTGCGAGAGGCTTTCGCGCCGCTCACCGTGCTGGCCAACGCCGATAATGCCACCGCGGCCACAGCCGAGCGGCTGATTGGGGCCGGAGACCGGGATGGCGGCTTCGTCAGCATCCTGGTTACGCGCTCGGGCGTGCGGGCGGGGCTATCGATTGGCGGCCGGCCTTTTCACGGCATGCATGGATTTGCCGGTGGCATTGGGGCCATGCGCACCGGACAGGATCGCGCACCGCTGGCCGAAGGCCTGTCGCCTGACCGGCTCGACGCGGCAATTGCTGCCAGCGCCAACCACGAGGCGGCCATCGTCGAATGGGCGCGCGAGGCAGCCGATCACTTGCTCGACGCCGTGGTGGCAATTTCCGGCGTGGTGGTGCCTGGTCTCATCGTCATCGGCGGTGACCTGCCGGATGTAGCCATCGACGCAGTGGTTGCCGAGATTCTGGCGGCGCCGGTAGCGATCGGCGGTCGGCCGACAACTACCTCGTGGATGCCGCCGCTCTGCCGCTCACAATTGCCGGCTGGCGGTGTCGCCCTCGGCGCAGCGCTCCTGCCGATCGTCGAATTCCTGCTGCCGGATCCCAGACCACTGCGGGAAACGCCGGTTCAAACCGAGGGAGCGGCGGCGCGGGTGTGATCGCTTCGAAGAGGTACGCGCTTCAACTGCCCCGCATCGGCCGATGGAAGGCCCAGTCGGTGAGCTAGCGGCATGGCCGCCGCGCCGAGAGCGGCCGCGTCCTCAGAACAGACGGCGCGGTGCAACGTCACTGATGGCAGGCCCGCGCGCAAAAATTCCTTCTGCGCCTGAGCAATCAATTCGTCGATAAGGCGCACCGGCATACGGCCACCAACCAGCACCGCCTCTGGATCAGCGATCAAGGCAATATGCGACACTGCCTCGGCCAGCCAGCCGGCGGCTCGGGCAACCCAATCAGACACCAGCGCCCGGCCACGTCCATCCAGAGCGGCGAGTTCGGCCGGCGTACGAACGACGATGCCGTGGGCGCGCAGATGGTCGTAGAGCAGGAACATAGAGAAAAGCTCGCCGAGTTGCCGAATGCGCCCGGCGCCGTTCGTATCGAATTCCCGCACCGGCAGGCAGCCGATCTCGCCATTGATACCGCCCGCCCCCTTGTGGCGGACGCCGTCGATGACGAGGGCGCCGCCGACACAAGCGTTGGCGAGGATATAAAAGAAGCTGCCGATTTCCGTGCCGAGGCCGTAGTCGATCTCGCCGAGCGCGGCGGCGTTGGCGTCGTTGTCGATAAAGACGGGATGCGGGGTTATCGCCTCGACGGCACCACGCAGATCGAAGTCGGTCCAAGCGGCATAGGCGTCCGGTCGGCCAATGACATCAATCTCGCCGAGCCAATCGGGAACGGCGAGGCCGACGCCGGCAAGGCGCCCCTCGTCCACCAGCTTGCGGCGACGGAACGTCGACAGTGCGTCGGAAAACAACGCGATGAATTCATCGGGCAGGAAAAAGCTCTTCTCGTGATGGACGCGGCCGCGCACCGTGCCGGTGGCATCGACCACCACCACCGTGAGATGGTCGCGGTCGATATTGGCACCGACCGAGAACATGCCTTCTGGGTCAATCTCCAGCTCGATGGCCGGCTGCCCCCGGAGACCATGCCGGCGGCGCGCTTCCATCACCAAGCCTTCATCGACCAGACGATCGACGATCCGGGCGATGGCCTGCTTGGTCAGGCCGCAGCGCTCGGCAAGCTCGGTGCGCGAGATCGGCGCACCGCGATGAATGGTCGCCAATACCAGCTGGCGATTCTTCGCGGCAGCCTGTTCGGCGTTCGATCCGAGAAAACTCACGGGCGCTCCCTCCCCATCCGCCGGAAGACCGGCGGATGGCAAGAGATTAGCTCGGGGCCTCACGCCTTGCAAAGCCGCCAGCTTTTCACCTCGAAGGGCGTCAGACCGCGTGCCGGCACATCCATCGGTTCCTCGAGAATGGTGACGGGCTGGTCGATGGTCCAGCCATCCTTCAGCGACAGTCCGAAATCGCCGCGCCGGCCGGCTGGTTCCCAAACGCGCAGGATCAGGCCATCGCCCTCCTCGGCTGGCTTGAGGACCGACAGCGCCGCCGGAATGCCCTCGGCGACGACTGGCTGGAAGACGCCGGCCGCAAGTCCGCTCACCGACCGAACGAGCAGCGGCTGGTTGAGATCGTCGGCTTCCTCGCGGACGCCACCGTCGTGCCAGGGACCGGCGTGCGGCACCAGGGCATAGGTGAAGGTCTGCTCTCCTTCGTCGGCCAACGGGTCGGGATAGACCGGCGAGCGTAGCAGGCTGAGACCCAGGACGTTCTCGTGGACGCTATGCCCGTACTTGGCGTCATTGAGCAGAGCGACGCCGAAGTCCGGCTCGGACAGATCGAGGAAGCGATGAGCTGCCGCCTCGAACATCGCCGCGTCCCAGGAGGTGTTGGTGTGGGTCGGGCGGGTGACCACGCCGTACGCGCATTCGGCCGTGGCGTTGCGGGTTCGGGCGTTTACGGCGGTGAGCGTCCTCAAGAAGACGCGGCGGTCATGCCAGTCGAGCGTGGTGTTGATGTCGAGACGGCGGGCACCGGCGGCAAGGCTCAGCACTTGCGTAATGGTCGACGAGCGGAAGCGGCGAACCAGCTTGATGGCGACGCGGTGCACCCCTTCTTCGACCACCTCCAGGCTTTCGAGACCGGTGATCTCCTCGCCGCGCTCCGCATAGTCGCCCTCGATGTCCCAGGCGTCCCAGTTGCGCGGCTTGTCGACCGGGTAGGCCATCAGCCGGTTGCCGTAGCCGTCGAGCGCTTCGCGGCCGGTCGGCTTATGCAGGATCGAGGCGATGGAGCCGTCGGCGGCAAGCGTCACGCGCAGCACATCGTTTTCGAGATGCGTCCGGCTGACCGACAGCGTGCCGGCCGGCTTCAAATCGCCGGTGTCGATGACGGCCGCTGCGAGCGGCGGTAGCGTCTCCGCCAAAGAGATGACGGCGCCATTTGCCAGCGTCAGATGGATTGGCCGAACATCGAGCGATGGATTAACGACGAGCAGACGCTCACCGGCTGCCTTAGGCAATACCCCGGCGATGGCATCGAGCGCGGCCGCCTGCGCCTTGAAGCCGGTATCGATCACGCCCCCCAGTTCCTCAGCGGCGTCCTCGTAAACCTCATGGATCGACGAACCCGGCAGGATGTCGTGGAACTCGTTCTTCAGCACGGTCCGCCAGGCAGGTTCCAGGCTTTCGGGTTTCGGCGCGCCGAGGAGATGGGCCAGCGAGGCGGCCGTCTCGGCGGTAATCAGCGCGCGCTCGGCCTTGCGGTGCAGGCGCTTGACGACGCTCTGGCTGGTCAGCGTGCCGCGATGCAGCTCGAGATAGATCTCGCCCTGCCAGACTGACAGCTTCTTGTCCTTTGCCGACTGATGGGCGCGCTCGAAGAAATCCTTGACGCGCGTCCATCGAGCCTTGGGTAGCGTCGGGAAGACGCGTAGCTGCTTCTCGCGCGTCACCATTTCCGGCGTCGGTCCGCCACCGCCATCGCCGTAGCCAACGCAGAGCAGCGTTTCCGGATGAAGCGCCTTCTCGCGGAAATTCCGCCAAGTCGGCACATGGCAATCCGGACGGACGAAGCCGTTATAGCCCTGCATGGGATTGTCGAAGGTATGAGCCAGCACGCGGCTGCCGTCGAGACCTTCCCACCAGAACAGGTCGGACGGGATGTGGTTGGTCTCCGACCAATTGACTTTGATGGTGAAAAAGCTGCGAATACCCGCCTGCTTCAAGAGCTGTGGCAGGGCACCGGTAAAGCCGAAGCAATCCGGTTGCCAACAGATGTCATGACGGATGCCGAAGGTCTTCTGGAAGAAGCGCTGGCCATAGAGATATTGGCGCGTCAGACTCTCGCCGGTGGGCATGTTGGTGTCGGGTTCCACCCAGCTGCCGCCGAGCGTTTCCCATTCGCCGGACCGGACCCGCGCGGCGATCTTCTCGAACAGCGCCGGGTCGTCCTCGGCCACCTGGGCGTAATAATGAGCCGTCGACTGGTTGAAGCGGAAATCCTTCGAATCTTCCATCAGCGACACGACCGTCGAGAAGGTGCGGCGTGTTTTGCGGCGCGTCTCGCCATAGGGCCACAGCCAGGCAAGATCGATGTGGGCGTGGCCGGTCAGGCCAATCTCGCCTTCCGGCGGGAAGCGCTGCTGCAAGGCTTCCAGGCGGGCGATCAGTGCATCATAGGCCGCTTCGATCGTTGCCCGTTCGGCCTGGTTGAGGGCGGCGGGCGCCTCGGTCAGTTCTGGCAACTGCCAGATCTTCTGCTGGCTCTCGCTCACGGCGGTACGGGCAACATAGTCAGCCGTTGAGGATGGCCAGTCGAGACCGCGCAACGTGTCTTCGGCAGCGGCGATTAGATGCGGCACCACATCGTGGCCCTCGAGCACACTCACCGCCTCGATGACCTGGGTGACCAGCAGCCACAGCGCCTCGACGGACGGCTCGGACAGCCGGAGCTCGGCACGGTTGACGTGCGGCCGCCGCACCGGTTCGCCGAACGGCAGACGGGCGACGGTTTCGGTCGTGACCGTGAAGGCGCGGCCAGTGAGGGGGAAGCTCTGGTGGTAGGGATCGAGACCGTAGGAAACCGGCTCACCGCCATC is part of the Pleomorphomonas sp. PLEO genome and encodes:
- a CDS encoding sugar ABC transporter ATP-binding protein, which gives rise to MSNLAPNTAGSAGTEAAAPIVRMVGIEKHFNNVAVLKGVNLDIHAGEVHVLLGENGAGKSTLMKILTGIHEPTGGEIAIDGVSHSLVTPRQASDAGISIIYQELSVINELSALENLFVGRLPVKRRLGVPIVDWKLMEAEARSIIGRLGLGGLDLHKPVGEMPIAHRQIIEIAKSLMKNVRVLVMDEPTSSLTSVETERLFALVRQLKAEGTAILFISHKLDEVREIGDTFSVLKDGVSTGHGRIADFTNDDLVRMMVGRVVKQRFLAEGTIDRTSMPVLKVENVTSADRKRVRDVSFEVHHGEVLGFAGLVGSGRTDLMNCLFGAEPRAAGKIILNGADITPKSPVEAVKSGMAYLTENRRQTGFTPNFTIEGNIAVTKSVKDAPLRGIWGLVDRKAERTVAEEQRRQLSIRCAGIDQSILELSGGNQQKVLVGKWMSITPSVIIFDEPTRGIDVGAKSQIHEIIRTLANAGKAVIMVSSELPEILAVCDRVAVFRNGRIMDVLDGATATEESILSVAMRDGK
- the alsC gene encoding D-allose ABC transporter permease, translated to MSQRVKLGKLWDIYGTLCILLVIVVLFSALSPTYFTRPENIVQIFLQSSITILIALGEFFPILIAGIDLSVGAVLALTGMITAQLMVAGFDPTLAVLLGGVGGGLVLGAINGLLVNFTGLHPFIITLGTNAIFRGVTMIISGASPVFGFSYDFVNTVTGFVGFVPVPVIFALSFAVVLWFFTAKTRLGRNIYAVGGNKESAFYSGIDVKLHTLIVFMISGLCAGLAGVLSIARLGAAEPAAGTGFETYAIAAVIIGGTSFFGGKGRIPSVVIGGLIIGTINNGLNILRVPTFYQLVVMGGLIISAVALDRLIGRMR
- the alsE gene encoding D-allulose 6-phosphate 3-epimerase — protein: MKIKISPSLMCMDLLRFKEQLTFLDSHADFLHIDIMDGHYVPNLTLSPFFMENVAKVSKLPMDCHLMTTDPWMWVPIMAKAGAGYISPQAETINAIAFRIIAKIRELGCKPGIVLNPSTPLDTLRHYIHLIDKITIMTVDPGYAGQPFIEEMLDKIAEAKRLRDERGLNFLIEIDGSCNKRTYARLAAAGADVFIVGTSGLFHNHEDIAEAWKIMTADIEAALGAAA
- the alsK gene encoding allose kinase, producing MSVFAGIDLGGTHTRFAVMADGAFVLSEKYVTADLMAAGPKLAGVIPRYQEVVSRAGLKPQALGIGLPATLDADRRVVLSAPNVDGLDGLDVVSLLEGAFGVPVTAERDVNFQFFHDMKASGRTPKVALGVYIGTGVGNAVWINGFYTGAHGSAAELGHIPVPGATGICGCGKVGCLETVCCGRWLKGWQERNAPDTPIAQIFACHGDHPDIRSFVETAAMSVATAVNIIDPELVFLGGGVLEMPGFPFDTLKTRLLAHTRAPFPRDVLEVRLASNLGDSGARGACLYVAGKFGTVQ
- the rpiB gene encoding ribose 5-phosphate isomerase B, which gives rise to MTGKLKIVISSDHVGIDLRKTVAAHLAAQGHSVEDVGPVTAERTDYPKWGEKAARIVQAGDADFGVVICGTGFGISLAANKLKGIRCVVCSEPYTARLSRQHNNANMLAFGARVVGQDLALMIVDEFFTAEFEGGRHARRVEMIGEIETREGAD
- a CDS encoding MarR family transcriptional regulator is translated as MTTRLRRTPSSPKDGPGINHGDIADHNSRIVLELLRVFGALTRRDLSQRLGLTEPAITGILRRLEGRGLVTSRRQAGASRYPVTEFMIRPQGGMALGLRLARRAAAAVLIDVAGNVIAERRDVLPDELIAVGKALLDLKPTEAEVLGVGVALSPDDGVSVEAVREAFAPLTVLANADNATAATAERLIGAGDRDGGFVSILVTRSGVRAGLSIGGRPFHGMHGFAGGIGAMRTGQDRAPLAEGLSPDRLDAAIAASANHEAAIVEWAREAADHLLDAVVAISGVVVPGLIVIGGDLPDVAIDAVVAEILAAPVAIGGRPTTTSWMPPLCRSQLPAGGVALGAALLPIVEFLLPDPRPLRETPVQTEGAAARV
- a CDS encoding ROK family protein; the encoded protein is MSFLGSNAEQAAAKNRQLVLATIHRGAPISRTELAERCGLTKQAIARIVDRLVDEGLVMEARRRHGLRGQPAIELEIDPEGMFSVGANIDRDHLTVVVVDATGTVRGRVHHEKSFFLPDEFIALFSDALSTFRRRKLVDEGRLAGVGLAVPDWLGEIDVIGRPDAYAAWTDFDLRGAVEAITPHPVFIDNDANAAALGEIDYGLGTEIGSFFYILANACVGGALVIDGVRHKGAGGINGEIGCLPVREFDTNGAGRIRQLGELFSMFLLYDHLRAHGIVVRTPAELAALDGRGRALVSDWVARAAGWLAEAVSHIALIADPEAVLVGGRMPVRLIDELIAQAQKEFLRAGLPSVTLHRAVCSEDAAALGAAAMPLAHRLGLPSADAGQLKRVPLRSDHTRAAAPSV
- a CDS encoding alpha-mannosidase, whose translation is MSLTLAQRLDRLKVRVAELEFWKVRETAPLSAIAFEGTTIEIGAPWPRKDGVVRFALEGHVPAGWPLAETSLSLDLGGESLIAIACDGGEPVSYGLDPYHQSFPLTGRAFTVTTETVARLPFGEPVRRPHVNRAELRLSEPSVEALWLLVTQVIEAVSVLEGHDVVPHLIAAAEDTLRGLDWPSSTADYVARTAVSESQQKIWQLPELTEAPAALNQAERATIEAAYDALIARLEALQQRFPPEGEIGLTGHAHIDLAWLWPYGETRRKTRRTFSTVVSLMEDSKDFRFNQSTAHYYAQVAEDDPALFEKIAARVRSGEWETLGGSWVEPDTNMPTGESLTRQYLYGQRFFQKTFGIRHDICWQPDCFGFTGALPQLLKQAGIRSFFTIKVNWSETNHIPSDLFWWEGLDGSRVLAHTFDNPMQGYNGFVRPDCHVPTWRNFREKALHPETLLCVGYGDGGGGPTPEMVTREKQLRVFPTLPKARWTRVKDFFERAHQSAKDKKLSVWQGEIYLELHRGTLTSQSVVKRLHRKAERALITAETAASLAHLLGAPKPESLEPAWRTVLKNEFHDILPGSSIHEVYEDAAEELGGVIDTGFKAQAAALDAIAGVLPKAAGERLLVVNPSLDVRPIHLTLANGAVISLAETLPPLAAAVIDTGDLKPAGTLSVSRTHLENDVLRVTLAADGSIASILHKPTGREALDGYGNRLMAYPVDKPRNWDAWDIEGDYAERGEEITGLESLEVVEEGVHRVAIKLVRRFRSSTITQVLSLAAGARRLDINTTLDWHDRRVFLRTLTAVNARTRNATAECAYGVVTRPTHTNTSWDAAMFEAAAHRFLDLSEPDFGVALLNDAKYGHSVHENVLGLSLLRSPVYPDPLADEGEQTFTYALVPHAGPWHDGGVREEADDLNQPLLVRSVSGLAAGVFQPVVAEGIPAALSVLKPAEEGDGLILRVWEPAGRRGDFGLSLKDGWTIDQPVTILEEPMDVPARGLTPFEVKSWRLCKA